TCAAACAGAATATTGCAGTCAAGGCGCAGCAGAAATGAAAATGGTGGTGTTGAAAGGACCATTTGTAATATCGACGGCACTACCGATCATAATGTTGGTATAAGGTATCGTACCTGCTCATGCAGGTACGGAACAAAACACAGGTTTTCAGAAATTGACTGAAGAAGAGTGAAAGGCACTAGAGCCAAGATGCATCCCCCTTATGATGCAAAGTATCAAGACAATGACGCTGTGAAGGGTGAAACTGATGCATATACAGGACAACCATAGTTCGGTTTAGACAGGACTACAGAATAGTGCAAATAAAGAAGTGAACGTCTTATCAGCTTCCAAGAAGGTATGTGATAAGACCTTGAGTAATGAAATTGCCTTGGAACACTCAGTTAAAAGGTAAAGAACAGGGAACAACAAAGATAGGCGGACATCAAAGATCAACCCTAAGAGCTTCGTATTATCTTCTTTACAAAGGGGAACTCCCATAACACAACAAATACAGATGGGGAACCACATGCTATTTAGTAAAAGTTATGGCACAAATCTTCAATAGAGAAAACTAGAAGCCATGCAGCTGGTAGTTCAGGATGAAAAACTATCAATTGCAAGCTAAGCTGGTGCTGAAGGGAGAAAATACCATCACTGCAGCAAATGGTGATGATGTCCACATAATGATTGATCGAAGATAAGAGGGAAGACCATTACGGTAAATGAGAAAGAGTAGTGTTCAATGCACTACCCTAAGAAATACCTTCATAGTGGTCTTAAGAGTTAGATAAACAAGTTCCAATGTGAACATAAAATGTACGACAGGACATGAAATTTTCTAGGAAGAATTACAAATGGCCACTGAGGCCTAGATAATGTAGTTGATTAACATACAGTATTACAATATAACTCCAGGCAGTGTTGTACTACTATTGCACTTCACTCTTAAGATGATCAAAAATTGTTCAGGAGAGAACAAGTAATCTTTACCCTTatataccctccccccccccctcaaggtaAACAGTCTCTGATATTATTTAAAAGAAATATAGTACATATAAGTTTGgaagaaccttctggaataacatATAAATTTGGAAGAGACTTCTGGAATAACATTTTACAAAATATCACATTATATCAAATATTAGTTATGAATATGAAAACTTTGCAGGTTGCAAAGCTGAGAAATCTGTACAATACATGAATAATAGTACTGTATAAGGTATTAACCAAGccaattatattttctcaaatcccTGAGGTACTATTAgaaataaactaaaaatataaaattaaaaccagcgctgaatgtaatgaaatgccattttctgggtgagccccggaggcttcctgaagctatgcGAACTGATATAGTGGGCTTCCCACAGAAATTGCTACCATATCATCATACAAGGTTTAAAAATCCCAATCAAAAATGAAATTTGATAAAATAATGGCCAACGTTAAAATACACtgcacaatttaaaaaaaaagttatgaaaatgatggtGTTTAAAATTTTAAGTCATTGTAGAGAAATTATTAAGCTATTATTTGGAAATAAACAATTCCagataaaaagagagagagaaagaatgagagagaaaaagaggtcACTACAATACAGTATTCCCAATATTGGATATCTAAACACACAAATCAACTTGTTCACCTTCATTAAAACAGTCTTGCACAGTCCACATATTGATACAAGCAGCAAAATCACACACTATTCAAGTGTACTATAACTAGCATGGAAACAAATGCATTATATAAAAATGCTTTTATCACCATATTGTCATATATGCAGTTCCCAAAAGCACTTGTAATTTATTGTTTCCTTTACATGCTATCATTTTCAAACAGTACTAATATAAGGCAACAACATAACCGCTCCACTTACTTAATGATGAAACTAACCTGgcagaattattcagtaattgtACCACATATTCTGCATGCAACATCCCGTTTGCATGCTAGACAAAGCAGGACAATACACAATATAAAATTTTGGCAATTCCATGGTAATGGCATGATAATTTAACTAAAACTCAAAAGCAGTGGGTTAACTCGTGAGAAGATTGCCAAGACAATAACATTATCACCTGTCGTGTCGAGTGCCTTCACGCGAGTTATCCCAGTTTTTCCGGGAGGTACCTTCTTATAGAAGTAtcatatgctatatatatatatatggtatacagGAGAGTATCTTATGAAAGGAACCTTAAATTGATTTCCTTTTTTATAATCAAAAGTAGTTTAACTTAATCTTTTTTATGGCTACAGCTGTGAATATGCAATGGCACATCTATTGCACTGCTATATTCATTTAGAACCTTTTTAATAATCCTTTCAGTCTTATGGTTATATACAAACTGTACATCAAAGCTAACAATAACATGTTCAAATCTTTTTCCACTTTAACTGTGGTGCATCTTCAGTTCCCTTGcctccagacaattttctcttccTATATTTCTTTCCATGTGACTTACCACCAGAAGCTGCTGCCTCACAAATGGTCTGTGAAGAGGATGCCGAGCTACCTACAGTCTGTGTGTCTTCTTGAGTGGGATTTTGCAATGATGTTGAAGATTGTGACACAGTTCCTTGCATACACTGGCTTGTTTCTAAAGTATTCGACGAGCTTACGATGTTCGGTGAATGTACTGGGGAGGTGGGTGATGCCTCAGGAGCAGGAGACTCACCGAGTGAAATCCCTCCGGTGGCGAATCCTGACAATGTTGGCGATGTTACATAAGCTGGCGATGATAGTTGAGCAGAGGCTAAATTAACTGGAACCAAATTTGGCCGCACCTAAGTGACAAAATGGTAACAGTTAATCTTACAAGACAGGTACAAACAATTAGGAAACAATTTTGTATGAGCTGGTCATAAAAGCCATACTGTATTTGCTCAAATTACAAATTCCTTTATATAATCATTACTTTCCATTCTCTACCTTTCACTCATCCTTTAGGTTATTTCTGCACTCCAGCTCTCCTACTAGTGTACCTTATTACATTACACCCGATCATCCTCATATTGCTCGTGTATTAGCTTAAATAAGTAGTAACTGCTGCTTCATAATTATTGAAACATGAAGAATATTTCAACAAATATTTCCAGCAAGACTTGAGATAATATTTAAATAAGTGTTTAACTTCTTAAATCTTTTTCATATATTCATCCAGTGTACCTGTATCATTGCTACAAGGGGAATCCATGTAGATTAATCATATATCTGCTTGATTTCTTAAGATACTCCTGGAGGTTCTTTTTCCACTCAACCTTCGCTCATACTGCTTTCCTAATGTGTTCAGCCATTTAAAAGTCTATTCTATGTATCTCTCCTTTAAGCATATTCTTTGAATAACCTTAACACACTAATATGAAAtattacatgttatatataaaaaCAAACTTTTTATATTTAAAATGATCAGATATAATATAATAATCATCATTTCTTCAATATCATTACCACATTTTTTTCCCACTATAATGCAGTAGAAAGGCAGCAGGCCAGAGGTTTTTTGTTTACAATATTGTAAAAGAAGGTCATGTACCTGGATGGAGTTCTGGaaattgttctactccccaagcctagcCCAGGGTCAGACTTGTTGTGCTAAAACTACGAAAACTACTCGTCCATCCTCATACCATAAACACTATACAGCATCACATATAAGCAAGCACCATAACGCAAAAACTATTCTTTGAGTTAACACTTTCGCTGCCCGATGCTGCATATTCCGCCATGGAACCAAAATTCGGAGTATGCCCAATGATGCAAACGGCGTCATTAATTTAAAAAATTTGtagaaattccatttattgtccaaATACTATGGGACTTGTTTCAAAATGTGCACCAACTTCTGCACATTCTCTGTATACCCAAAGTGACATCCTGACCCCACTCACTTTCATCTCATATAATCTGGAGCCTAGGGTTGACACCCCTTATACCAGGAAAAATTGTCAAATAACTATGTTGTGCTTATTTAATGCTAAATGATAACTACAGTGCCTGAACTCTTAATACAGTAATATTAAAGTCTTATATATAAGTCATTTACCATATTGGCTGCTACAAAGACAGTGGAACCAATGGCAGGGCTTGGGAGATTATGTGAGCCATAAAACTGATGATTCTTGCCCTCCCTTCCCCAACTTGCGCCAGTAACACTGCTGCTGTTAGGATCTCCAATGCACCCTTCTCTCATACGTGCCATCTCCGCTACAAGCTCACTAAACCGCTGATCGTATTCAAGCAGTTTGCGATTCACCTAAAAAAGTATAATGAAGCATTAAGTTTGGACAGGACAGATAGCTACATATGTTTTGATCACAGCGGATCAAGAGAAGATCTCCCTGGCAGTCATATCTCCAGATATAAAATAAGTGGTGCAATGACTACAGGGTTCTAGGAATACAGAATAGAgggggtggtagtagaggtggtggCAATGGTAATGGCACTGATAATAGTAATGGTTCCACTATCATTAATGTGGTGATAGTCGCAATTTTAGTAGTATCAATAATGCTGGTGGTGCATACTGTGAGAGAAAGGTGTTTTCAGCTAGTCCTGTACCCGAAGGTTGCTGTGCTGAGCAATGCTGTGCACATGAGCATGAACCCCAGTCCCCCCACACCAGCTACCCAACCCCAGTTTAGAGACTGAATATCAAAAATGCGAAAAGCCACTGACCAGAGagggggatgccggggagcctctgggtctcacccagaaaatggcagttCATTAcagtacattcaatgctggttttctacggCGAGCCCCTTCAACTCcttggagctacctaaccaaagataaaggaaaatagggacttacccgggaagcggctgccactcgctcctcaactggaagtcgagacaactggctacaACCTGTGACCCAAGCCTACACAAGCCCGAGAAGGGGTCTGGAACATTAATGAGGTACCatacggccaggaccctgttcgtccTCCAaaagcccgaatgtcagcccaggacataccGTATTgccaaaaacagcagccaaagtCACGAACTTACGAATGTCGTTCGTAAGttggccccaaagagccaagggctGCATCGAACCCccttggttcaggcaatgaaccaccggggagcagtccaaaTAGAGTCAAATTGTCACTCCATGAGTGACACGAACGCTCCGAAGCATTACTCTGTTACCTTGTAATGCACCCAGTAAGGAAAAAGAGGAGCCAAACTCAAAAGAAGAAGGATCCATTATCAAGGCGAAATCCGGGTCtctcaggaggtaagccgcaagggcCTCCCAGCACCTCCGTAGGCGGAATGCGTGAAGGAGGGAACTGAAGAACCCAAGGAAACCTGGAACCGAATCCGGGGGTGGAGTCGAACTCATATCAAACTTGTACAGGGAGGGAAAACACAAAAACCCCTTCCCCCTGTAACAACAAACCCTGTGGcgagggtaccaacacccaagcaGGGTCAAACGAGGCCCAAGCccccccaagtcaactcctccccaaccccaggatctTCCAAgtcaggacccggggccgagccgtcctccaaaccatCTGTCTctggagaaaaggcagagtcTACCGGAAAAGCAGGGATGAAGGCAGTCCGCTGGCGAGACCCGAAAGCCCCGGCAGGAGGGACAGGCTCCAATCCTCCACCACCGATCCAGAAGGGGCAGTCCCCAAGGCCGCCCAAGCTACCTGGAGTtcaggtaggctgaactccatagactaatgccccGGTCTTATGTATCacatattagcccgatagctccatgggagccataggggctccccacagaaaataaaTCGACTAAGTTATTCTGGTGTGGTACCACACCTCATTTCTACCAAAAAAAATGCAACTTCTCTGGGCTACTACAGCTAAACCACAAGAGAGTGTGACTTTTTACTTAGATTTTTGTGCATCCTGGATGCTAATTAACAATGtgaaaagaaaaaaataattttttcagaaaACAACTTTGTGTGCACCACAGGAGTGCCACATTTAACGTGCGCGCACTGTGCAggggttaaacaaaatatctgaaAATAAAAGTCATGAATTGTAAGCATGTGAaagtacattaaaaaaaaaaaagacaaaccTCGTTGAGTTTTCCTTCTTGGCTAGTGAATTTCACCGTCTGCTCTGACAAGATGCGGTTCTGTTCCAGTGCTACTCGTTCCTGCTCGCTCACCTTCCTCCGCAGCTCATTAAGCTGTCAAGCATACAACTGTTACGTCATCTtgttttaaatatatcaacacaaaataggacACAACACGATGGATGTAAACTGGATACATTTAGATTCAGATAAAACTTGGGTAAATATTATTTTGTGAACCATGTTAAACATTTATGGAGCAAATTACTGGGTAACATGATAAGACTTGGAattactggattgtttcaagGAAAAAAATACATAAATATTATATGTATTTATTATATGCAGAACATAATTCATGCACCAAGTGTATTAAGTAGTCCAAGGCTGACTATCATAGTCTAGGCAGATCTTGGAACAACAGTTTTGGACAAGTGAGGCAAAACACATGCGGTTGAGGAGGGTAGTTGAACAAGCTGGGGATCAGAGTACAGATAGTAAACGCTAGCATTAATCACGCTGCTTCCCACACATTGGTTGTCATACCTCTACAAATGATGTAAATATGGGTATAATACATCCACTGTATAGGGGGGTATAATTGAGTTAACCTAGACCCCATAACAATTTTTTTTTGCCAAATATGGAATGTAGTTACCATGTATTAATAACCTGTCATTATTCTAAAATCAAAATTTGGTCTTTCTCACCTCTGTTTGGATATTTTTGAACATTACCAGACATAATAGCAGCAAAGGAGTACGTTGCAAGATACTTTCTCTTCAGCTTTGCCAGGAACAAATTTATGTTCAATATAGGTGTACATACTATTACACTGAAGGCCTGTACAGTACACAGCACCGAATCACTGTTTTTGTCAATTATAGTGTGTACAAAATCTAGTTATTCTACACATTTTGTAAACTAAAGTGACACAGCAAAAATATAAACCATCTAACGTGAACATCACAACCCTCTCCACTACAAGTTAACAAAATTGCGTCGCCACGAGCCACTGTCCCAATGGATACAAGTCATATCATACACAATACCATTTGCTAACGGATAttgaaacctacctaacctaactcaacccaacctaacctaacttaacttaatccAACTCAACCAAAGCTCAATACAGCCTAATGTAacctaatactgtactgtacatcctAGCTAACAATATAAATGCTTTTAACAAACAGCAAAGAGATTTGTTGAATCGTCTTATGTACGAAATGACCATATCCCATCCTAGTGACTCGACCATGCAGCTTCTTTTTCTTGTACATTTTGCATGCAAATCTTTCATTTTATAAGGACAAATTATTATTTAACTTTTTGTGGCACCTTTTATGATAGCCGCACATCAAGGGTTAAAAGTGAAAACCTATAAACATAAGACATGGCAAAACTGCAAGATATACCTACTGGGAACACCTAACAAAAGTGCACTATTGAACTGTATGCACATTTAAAATGGAATGTACTGCAAAACATATGATCATTGCTGCCCATCATCAGCCAAAGACAATAAAGTAAGAgagaaataattatatataaaaacaaaaaataacccTAGCCATCTTTGGAAACTTACTTCAATAATGAATTTTTAATTTTAATACCTTTGATTTTTGGTCAGAAACTTCCTTCTTGAGTATGTTAACACAATTTCTATAGTACTTATTAGAGGCAATCAGATGCGGGAGGTCATCTGATGAAGATACTGATgatgacgacgacgacgacgacgacagagATCGGTTAagtgaagacccagctgtgcttgCTGTAGATGGTGCTGTCAAACGTGATGTATTAGTCAAGTCCAATTCTAAAATTACATGCAACAAATGTCTTATATAAGCTATACTGTACCTTAATATCTAACTGAAAATGAAATATAGAAGATTACCCTCAGATACTCCCTGTGCTGGGATTAGTATTGTACCAAATGGACATACTGTACTGCTGAAGTTTATCTTGGTCTAGATAAGACAAGACTAGAAGTCTTAAAAGGTTGTCTTGGGGAacttattgtggtggtggtgatgctgccaaGTGCTGGCAACTGGGAAAAGTGACCTATTGGGCAATTCTGTACTTAGCTAGTTTGCTGTGCTGATTATTAGTTTTAAGTAAATGCACTTCCTGTCAACAGATAGGAAAGGATTAAGTATTTTACAATGTCTCCCTGGCACTGTACAACCCGATGAGGTAAATTTTAAAGGTTTATAGATACACTGGTGCAGAATGACAACTTACTATGACTATGCCAGATCTTAACTTGGAATTAGTGATAGCTTGTCTAAATGTCTAAGGGAAGAACTCAGTGGAAGAATTCAACAAGTTCACATGAAACTTACAAGTCAGAGGTGAGAGCGTTGAATAGGTAGTGGAGAGAGAGAAGCGAGGAGAGGAAGGCGTTAGAGACGTAGGTTTGAGAGTGCGGATGATCTTCTCCTCAAAATGCTCCATCGCCATGCTAGATATATCTCTAAGTTCTGTTAGAATTTCATGAGCCCGTGGTAATGTCTTATTAGACTGGACGAACCGTAAAACACGGTAGATTTCATCAATAACCTGCAAGAAAGCAATATATAGTAATATTGGTCTTATTTTATCAGGAATACAGTATTACCTAAATTGCTATTATTTTGTAGAGAAATTCCTGTAAACTATTCTAATTAGTATCTGGGTTTTTTGTAGTCAATTTttagcctatggcacctctattcCTCACTGGTTCTGCTCTGCATTTCCTGCGGTATATTTTGCTCCAGTAAGTTGTAAATATACTGTGCAAGTTTGGAGCCTGCCCTTCCAGTATCTTCtgcatatatattatttgatatctcttttatctcctttctagagagcacATTTTAAGAGATTTGAGATGGTCTCAATAATTTTATGATTTATCATGTCTATACATACCATacagtatatgttctctgtattcctctatttcagaaatctctcctgctctgaaagaggaagcaaatactgagcagtactcaagatgggggagcaccagtgatttaaatagtattaacattgcagtgggatccctggattttactgttctcataatccatccaatcatATTCCAGCCTGATGCTATATTTGcatggttatgttcactaaatatcaagtcatcagacatcataaatcccagatcttttacatgttgttttcctcctaTGAGTAGGTCTGATCGTGTCTTCTACCCTGTATTTCATTTAAGTTCCACATTTCCACCATTCCAAAGTACCTTGAAGTCAATGCTGTTAAACTTCATGTTACAGTATTATCAGTCGCCCAATCGAAGACTTTATTAATATCGGTTTATAGTTTTCAGTGTCTATCACAAAGGTTCTATCacaaaggtaattttcatgctgatttttgtatcatccacaaaggatgacacaaagctgtgactagtaattttgtctgtatctgatatgagaatgagaaaaatCAGCAGTGCAAGGACAGTGCACTAATTACAGTAGTCTCTAATTATGTTATGACGTAGACTGGTAATTTTCATTTTTCCCCCTGCTGGTCTACATCATAGGGGTATAATATTTTGAAATTTTTCCCCCCTGCCGGTCTATGGCATAGGGGTGTTTTGATTTTTTTTCCCCAAGCCAGTCATTGTCACTGGGGTGTTTTTTATATTTTCCCCCTGCCGGTCTATGGCATTGAGGTACAGGTATTTTGAAATTTTTCCCCTGCCGATCTATGGCATAGGGGTGTTTTTTAAAAACATTTCCTAAGCCAGTCATTGGTGCAAGGGTGTTTTCACATTTTTTTCGGATTATTTCTCAAGTGCTTCCTTCAATCATATATTATTTTTCAAAATGGAGATTAAAAGgtggtgccctggggtacagagcttttcactgcacttgtacAGTACTTGATTTTATTTAATTGACTGACTCTTTCCATTCTGTCTGACAGAAAAATTTAAAATCCAATACCCCACTTTGCTCATTATTCCTATTGATCTTATTTTATGTGCTATCACTCTACGGTCACACATCAAATGCCATCGCAAATTCTGTGTATACTGTACATCTGCATTTTGTCATAATGGATGAGAGAAAAACAGGATGTCCCcgctctgaatccatgttgacctgggttatgaaggtcattgttctccataaaactggaaatttgattcttaatcactctttcaaaaacttttattatgggTAATTAGTATGACTGGCCAATGTTTTTTTTTGGAAAGCCTTTACTACCTCCATTGTGTAGtggagctatatctgctgatttaagtgcttTTGGAATCTTTTGGAATCCAAGCATTTTGTCCATATTACACTGAACACTCATGCTACTGGTGCTTTAGAATTCttcatgaatattgaattccaggaGTCAGGAcccagggctgagtgcatgggcacatTGTCAATTCCTGTTTCCACGTATTCTGTGCTCATGGTAATATCAGTTAAATTGTCAGGGGGGTTTAGATATCGTTCATGAAAAAAAGCTGTTCGGATCTTCACCTTTCATGTTCCTTATTGGGGGTGCTAAACATGGCCTCATATTGGTATTTTAGGATTTCTCAAATTTCTTTGTCATCttctgtgtatgaaccttcaacTATAAGAATAGATCTAATACTATTGGAGGTTTTTCTATTTGTGCATGTgtaaaaatatttttaattttttttatctcttgtatagagaTAATCTTGTTCCAATTTCATTTCCTCAAACTGGTATGATTACTTCAGTGTCTGTTCTATTTCTTTCCTTTCCCCTGCTTAATGTCTTTTGCCCTGTTATGATAGTCATACCTGCTTAAGCATGTCTTGTGATTTTTTTCCCCCTTTTGTAGTCATCTGCATTctttttctagagtggtcctcttcttGACCTTCTGCAAAGCCACATGCATCAAGCAAACTTTGTACACTTCGGTAGTCAATTGTTCTATTCCTGCCACAACTTTTGTGAAAAACATCTTATCACGATGGACTTACTCATTACAATTAAAAAATCTGAATAATGCAGATGTACAGCAATTGTATATCAGATAAAGACACTCTCTCTTCCATATTCACTGCCAGCCAGTGAAAAGAAATGAGCTCATGAGCAACTATTTATGAATACTAGTAAAGTCCTTCATCctctaaaaataaaacaaaaatttggATATTGTCAGTAATGATATTTAGCAGTCTACAAATGCTTAGGTGTTCATGAAAATGCTGAAAtttaatactgtatacagtatagtatAGTACAGTATCTTATTTACTATCTTTAAGAATGTTATAATACCTTTCATTTTTTTTACAGACCTTTCCAGGGATGAAGCAGCACATGTGGCAGTCAACATATTTAATGAAGGTCATATTTAGCAATGACAACCTCGTCTCGATAGCTGTCAAAATGTCACAGTGGCGGAACAGAGGATGGTTTCGACGTTCTGACTCTCGGCGAGGCAACTGGCTCTTTACCTGAAAATATTTCAGGTTTTCATTTTTGGGATatgaaatattttattttattttattttatttaaatacagtatacaaaagttcttatattcttgcaaagtcactaacacgcattgcatttctggcaggtccttaatcctaatttttccccagaatacgacctgccaaatcgtttaaccaggtactcattcactgctgggtgaacagaggctgcagTTACAGATTGTAGTTAcagattggtgcccagtcaatcttccccggccaggaaacgaacccaggccaaagcgctcgcgaagcagCGGGTGAGTGCTTTATCACTGCGCTACGGGGACTGCAGGCATTGGTGGCGCAATGATGACTGGGAAaatttacagtacagtaataagaAAGTAGGTACACAACAATAAATCTTGCACACTAAGGAAAATATATTTCATCTAGCATTACAGTTTGCTGTCAAATATTTTACAAATAATTTGTATTATGATTACACATACAGTACAATACATAAATAGGATAATAAAAAAGTAAACAATAATTACAGTGAGCACATGACAAATTTATGTAATTTTTATAGTGCAGAACAGTACTGTACTGTCCCCTTGAT
This portion of the Procambarus clarkii isolate CNS0578487 chromosome 59, FALCON_Pclarkii_2.0, whole genome shotgun sequence genome encodes:
- the pall gene encoding F-box only protein 28; this translates as MEGKGNRQNFLDLPEIVVEKILGYISYEELSHLRIVCRRFNQLNQLLLNKGFRRVERYQAKCLKEVKSQLPRRESERRNHPLFRHCDILTAIETRLSLLNMTFIKYVDCHMCCFIPGKVIDEIYRVLRFVQSNKTLPRAHEILTELRDISSMAMEHFEEKIIRTLKPTSLTPSSPRFSLSTTYSTLSPLTSPSTASTAGSSLNRSLSSSSSSSSSVSSSDDLPHLIASNKYYRNCVNILKKEVSDQKSKLNELRRKVSEQERVALEQNRILSEQTVKFTSQEGKLNEVNRKLLEYDQRFSELVAEMARMREGCIGDPNSSSVTGASWGREGKNHQFYGSHNLPSPAIGSTVFVAANMVRPNLVPVNLASAQLSSPAYVTSPTLSGFATGGISLGESPAPEASPTSPVHSPNIVSSSNTLETSQCMQGTVSQSSTSLQNPTQEDTQTVGSSASSSQTICEAAASGGKSHGKKYRKRKLSGGKGTEDAPQLKWKKI